A window from Corynebacterium singulare encodes these proteins:
- a CDS encoding adenylate/guanylate cyclase domain-containing protein translates to MNRLMRGARWLWGTQWPMYAALVLSSNIIGAIAIMTFVVFFLPMPEISEFISDTPHLWTYGSLFVLFAVIIGIAVTLRIFRPVLDWQRDPDAHDPNMVRNLVLRIPIYQAGVAAMVWLLGILLAVVLASQQSARLGIVVGVSSTLAGALVVLLTYLQAERLVRPVAALAVARRFEDSTLEPPIKYRLISTWVMTSGIPLIGIVLVHVGQKMGMFTNDTSDVIPAIIALSITALGTGLIGTMFAMMSVVDPIIELQDAINRVRRGETDVQVDIYDGSELGVLQAGFNEMMRGLRERQRVRDIFGRYVGTEVAQRALEERPELGGEDRKVAVLFIDVIGSTTFAVNHTPEEVVEELNKFFEHVVEVVHRNKGIINKFQGDAALAVFGAPLTVYDANSMALQAARELRQELRGLQLQAGIGVAAGHVVAGHIGGADRFEYTVIGDAVNEAARLTELAKDTPGQVLTNSATLRGANEAEQARWTLMKSIELRGRRRMTQLARPIRPTLAERALG, encoded by the coding sequence ATGAACAGACTGATGCGTGGCGCCCGGTGGTTGTGGGGCACCCAATGGCCGATGTACGCCGCGCTTGTCTTGAGCTCCAACATCATCGGTGCCATCGCGATCATGACCTTCGTGGTCTTCTTCCTCCCCATGCCGGAGATTTCGGAGTTCATCTCCGATACACCGCACCTGTGGACTTACGGATCACTGTTCGTCCTCTTCGCCGTCATCATCGGCATTGCGGTGACACTGCGTATCTTCCGGCCGGTGTTGGACTGGCAGCGCGACCCTGACGCCCACGACCCCAACATGGTGCGCAACCTCGTTCTGCGCATCCCCATCTACCAGGCCGGGGTGGCCGCCATGGTGTGGCTGCTCGGCATCCTATTGGCCGTAGTCCTCGCCAGCCAACAGTCGGCACGCCTGGGAATCGTGGTAGGTGTGTCCTCCACGTTGGCCGGTGCGCTCGTGGTGTTGCTCACCTATCTGCAGGCCGAACGCCTTGTGCGGCCCGTAGCGGCACTGGCCGTGGCGCGGCGCTTCGAGGATTCCACGTTGGAACCGCCGATTAAATACCGCCTGATCTCCACGTGGGTGATGACCTCCGGAATCCCACTCATCGGCATCGTTTTGGTCCACGTGGGCCAGAAGATGGGGATGTTCACTAACGATACCTCCGATGTCATCCCCGCCATCATCGCTCTGAGCATTACGGCCCTGGGAACCGGACTCATCGGCACCATGTTCGCCATGATGAGCGTGGTAGACCCCATCATCGAACTGCAGGATGCCATCAACCGTGTGCGTCGTGGAGAAACGGATGTCCAGGTGGATATCTACGATGGCTCCGAGCTCGGCGTGCTGCAGGCCGGTTTTAACGAGATGATGCGTGGTCTGCGCGAGCGCCAGCGCGTGCGCGATATCTTCGGCCGCTATGTCGGTACCGAAGTGGCGCAACGCGCCCTGGAAGAACGCCCGGAACTGGGCGGTGAGGATCGCAAGGTGGCCGTGCTGTTTATCGACGTCATCGGCTCCACCACCTTTGCCGTCAACCACACCCCGGAGGAAGTCGTCGAAGAGCTCAACAAGTTCTTCGAGCACGTCGTCGAGGTGGTGCACCGCAACAAGGGCATCATTAACAAGTTCCAGGGCGATGCCGCGCTAGCCGTCTTCGGTGCCCCGCTTACCGTCTATGACGCTAACTCCATGGCACTCCAGGCCGCGCGCGAGCTGCGTCAGGAACTGCGCGGGCTGCAACTGCAGGCGGGCATCGGTGTGGCCGCGGGCCACGTGGTGGCCGGCCACATTGGTGGCGCTGACCGCTTCGAATACACCGTCATTGGTGACGCCGTCAATGAGGCCGCGCGCCTGACCGAACTGGCCAAGGATACCCCGGGCCAAGTGCTCACCAACTCCGCCACTCTGCGCGGTGCCAACGAGGCCGAGCAGGCACGCTGGACGCTCATGAAGTCCATTGAGCTGCGCGGACGCCGCCGCATGACGCAGCTTGCCCGCCCGATCCGCCCGACGCTGGCGGAGCGCGCCCTTGGATAA
- a CDS encoding DNA polymerase III subunit delta' has translation MINNSSYPSRLGRVNTSSVAERLADAPSVARTILSAARAARGEGDPRAMSHSWLFTGPPGAGRSLAAQCFAAALMCTSADENGDPGCGRCPSCQSVLGSHEHTDLVYVDPKEQFITVGEAREVIGRAASLPSVAPWRVVIFNKADRLRNEAANALLKTVEEPPERTVIIMVAPSEDPEDFSVTLRSRCRHLYIPAPSVEGVVKQLVAEGASEDDARLAAVTTLRHVGRARHLVQDPAAQKRRAMAINLAEDVFHGSVAFQSVTALLKFIEKDAKDSHAEAEEAERSKIEQSFGIGAKGKGASKAQRDARSALKDLEELHKKRAKRRIADGLDIALVDLAGIYRDALMLKVGAEVEMTHPDFAGLAGELSQRVSEDGLLAAQSAIRTCREQLPQNVTPQVAFDGMVGRLRLACGAR, from the coding sequence ATGATTAACAACTCTAGTTATCCCAGTAGGCTAGGGCGAGTGAACACCTCCAGCGTTGCCGAAAGGCTTGCCGACGCCCCTTCCGTCGCCCGCACCATCCTCAGTGCTGCCCGCGCAGCGCGGGGCGAAGGCGACCCGCGCGCAATGAGCCATTCCTGGTTGTTCACCGGACCTCCCGGGGCTGGCCGTTCCCTGGCCGCGCAGTGCTTTGCCGCCGCCCTCATGTGCACTTCGGCCGATGAGAATGGCGATCCCGGCTGCGGGCGCTGCCCGTCCTGCCAGAGTGTTCTTGGTAGTCATGAGCACACAGACTTGGTCTACGTGGACCCGAAGGAACAGTTCATTACCGTGGGCGAGGCCCGTGAGGTTATCGGGCGCGCGGCAAGCCTGCCCAGTGTGGCGCCGTGGCGCGTGGTCATCTTTAACAAAGCCGACCGCCTGCGCAACGAGGCTGCCAATGCGTTGCTTAAGACCGTGGAGGAGCCGCCGGAGCGCACCGTCATCATCATGGTGGCGCCCTCGGAGGATCCGGAGGATTTCTCGGTGACGCTGCGCTCGCGCTGCCGCCACCTTTATATCCCGGCGCCGAGCGTGGAGGGCGTCGTCAAGCAGCTCGTCGCCGAGGGGGCTAGTGAAGATGATGCCCGCCTGGCTGCCGTGACCACCTTGCGGCATGTGGGCCGCGCGCGGCACCTTGTGCAGGATCCGGCCGCACAAAAGCGCCGCGCCATGGCCATCAACCTGGCCGAGGATGTCTTCCACGGTTCCGTCGCCTTTCAGTCTGTCACTGCGCTGCTGAAGTTCATTGAGAAGGACGCCAAGGACTCCCATGCGGAAGCTGAGGAGGCGGAGCGCTCCAAGATTGAGCAGTCCTTCGGCATCGGTGCCAAGGGCAAGGGAGCAAGCAAGGCGCAGCGCGACGCCCGCAGTGCCCTGAAAGACCTGGAGGAACTCCATAAGAAGCGCGCTAAGCGACGCATCGCCGACGGCCTCGATATCGCCTTGGTGGATCTCGCCGGTATTTACCGCGATGCGCTCATGCTCAAGGTTGGTGCTGAGGTGGAGATGACCCACCCAGACTTCGCGGGCCTGGCCGGTGAACTTTCCCAGCGGGTGAGCGAGGACGGCCTGCTGGCCGCCCAATCCGCTATCCGCACCTGCCGCGAGCAGCTGCCGCAGAATGTCACCCCGCAGGTGGCTTTCGACGGCATGGTGGGCCGCCTGCGCCTAGCCTGCGGTGCGCGCTAA